From a region of the Neisseria subflava genome:
- a CDS encoding anaerobic C4-dicarboxylate transporter family protein — MFFIQFAVVLLCILIGAQVGGIGLGVLGGIGLAVLSFGFHLQPTSPPIDVMLMIMAVVSAAAAMQASGGLDYMIKIATRVLHRNPKYITFIAPAVTYTFTVLAGTGHVAYSVLPVIAEVSRRNGIRPSRPLTMAVIASQFAIVASPIAAAVVACVTMLEPQHITMADVLKVTVPSTILGIGLACVFVNKLGKELKDDPHYQALLKDPNYVKEYIDVEEQQTDVTISPKAKLSVGIFLTAALLVVVMGALPELRPAFEHDGAIKPMGMAHTIEIVMLSASALIILACKPNGDAITRGSVFHAGMRAVIAVFGVAWLGDTLMSGHLTEVESTVSHLVESAPWTFAFALFVLSVLVNSQGATVATLFPIAIKLGIPAPIIIGTFVAVNGYFFIPNYGPIIAAIDFDTTGSTKIGKFIFNHSFMIPGLLSMAFSLAFGLLLVQVYY, encoded by the coding sequence ATGTTTTTTATCCAGTTTGCCGTTGTGTTGCTGTGTATCCTGATTGGTGCGCAGGTTGGCGGTATTGGTTTGGGCGTGCTCGGCGGTATCGGCTTGGCCGTATTGTCTTTTGGTTTCCATCTTCAACCGACCAGCCCGCCGATTGATGTGATGCTGATGATTATGGCGGTAGTGTCTGCCGCAGCGGCCATGCAGGCCAGCGGCGGTTTGGACTATATGATTAAGATTGCCACGCGTGTGTTGCACCGCAATCCGAAATACATCACCTTTATCGCGCCGGCGGTAACTTACACCTTTACCGTCTTGGCAGGTACGGGCCATGTGGCTTACTCGGTCTTACCCGTGATTGCCGAAGTCAGCCGTCGCAATGGCATCCGTCCTTCCCGTCCGCTGACGATGGCGGTTATCGCTTCCCAATTTGCGATTGTCGCCAGCCCGATTGCCGCCGCGGTTGTTGCCTGTGTTACCATGCTTGAGCCGCAACACATCACGATGGCGGACGTGTTGAAAGTTACCGTTCCGTCCACGATTTTGGGTATCGGTTTGGCTTGCGTGTTCGTAAACAAACTGGGCAAAGAATTAAAAGACGATCCGCATTATCAGGCTTTGCTGAAAGACCCGAATTATGTGAAAGAATACATCGATGTGGAGGAGCAACAAACCGATGTCACTATTTCGCCGAAAGCCAAATTGTCGGTCGGTATTTTCTTGACTGCGGCATTGCTGGTGGTGGTAATGGGGGCGTTGCCTGAGCTGCGTCCGGCTTTTGAACACGATGGCGCGATCAAGCCTATGGGCATGGCGCATACGATTGAAATCGTGATGTTGTCTGCTTCTGCGCTGATTATTCTGGCGTGTAAACCCAATGGCGATGCGATTACCCGAGGTTCGGTATTCCATGCCGGTATGCGTGCCGTAATTGCGGTGTTCGGCGTGGCTTGGTTGGGAGATACCTTGATGAGCGGCCACTTAACAGAAGTAGAGTCGACCGTCAGCCATTTGGTTGAATCTGCACCGTGGACCTTTGCCTTTGCCCTGTTTGTCTTGTCGGTATTGGTTAATAGTCAAGGCGCGACAGTGGCGACGCTGTTCCCAATCGCCATCAAACTGGGGATTCCAGCGCCCATCATTATCGGCACATTCGTTGCGGTAAACGGCTATTTCTTTATACCAAACTACGGTCCGATTATTGCCGCTATTGACTTCGATACAACCGGCTCGACCAAAATCGGCAAATTCATCTTCAACCACAGCTTCATGATTCCGGGCTTGT
- a CDS encoding glycosyltransferase family 2 protein has translation MMHTIPATAAMLVKNSERYLSEVLSALKDFDEVLLLDNGSTDRTFEIAKGFPNVSYYKHDFIGFGPMKNLAARLAQNDWIFSIDSDEVADEALIESIRAAVLENEKEHIFSLSRLNHYHGRLIKGCGWYPDIIPRLYHRKFTRFSDRQVHESLVLPQEAKVKQLDGHLKHYSFENAEGLIQKMQQYSSLYAAENRFKKDSSPFKALLHGGVSFVKNYLLKRGFAYGADGLTISVSNAQGSYYKYVKLYEHNRTITVSLIITTYNRPDALELVLKSALSQTRLPDEIIVADDGSRQKTAEVVDFIRRRTSIPVKHSWQPDRGFRAAESRNRALAQAQSDYIVLIDGDMVLDPSFIADHLKIARKGRLIQGSRVILTEDKTQDILNEGDLPALSMFSSGIEKRLSALRCRCLAKLAGRKGNRKHKGIKTCNMGFFRSDALAVNGFDNSFVGWGREDSEFVARCYHNGMKRHNLKFAGIAYHLWHNEAERDSLPQNDALLAATLSERKIRCVHGVSDFIKDEEVAGK, from the coding sequence ATGATGCACACAATTCCGGCAACCGCCGCCATGTTGGTAAAAAATTCAGAACGTTATCTTTCAGAAGTTTTGAGTGCACTGAAAGACTTTGACGAGGTCCTGTTGTTGGACAACGGCTCGACCGACCGTACTTTTGAAATTGCCAAGGGCTTTCCCAATGTCAGCTATTACAAGCATGACTTTATCGGGTTTGGCCCGATGAAAAATCTGGCGGCCAGACTGGCACAAAACGATTGGATTTTCAGCATAGACAGCGATGAAGTGGCGGATGAGGCATTAATCGAATCCATTCGTGCGGCCGTTTTGGAAAATGAGAAGGAACATATTTTTTCGCTTTCCCGTCTGAACCATTACCACGGCAGACTGATTAAAGGCTGCGGCTGGTATCCGGATATTATTCCGCGCCTTTATCATCGCAAATTTACCCGTTTTTCCGACCGTCAGGTGCATGAGTCTTTGGTGTTGCCGCAGGAAGCTAAGGTTAAACAACTCGATGGCCATCTGAAACATTATTCTTTTGAAAACGCCGAAGGGCTGATTCAAAAAATGCAGCAGTATAGCTCGCTGTATGCGGCAGAAAATCGTTTTAAGAAAGACAGTTCGCCGTTTAAGGCTTTGCTGCATGGCGGCGTATCGTTTGTGAAAAATTACCTGCTCAAACGCGGTTTTGCCTATGGGGCGGACGGCCTGACAATTTCAGTTTCCAACGCGCAAGGTTCGTATTACAAATATGTCAAACTCTACGAGCACAACCGCACGATAACCGTCTCCCTCATCATCACCACCTACAACCGCCCCGATGCTTTGGAGCTGGTGTTGAAATCGGCTTTATCGCAAACCCGTCTGCCGGATGAGATTATTGTCGCGGATGACGGCTCAAGGCAGAAAACCGCCGAAGTGGTTGATTTTATCCGCCGCAGGACAAGCATTCCTGTTAAACATTCATGGCAGCCGGATAGAGGCTTTCGTGCAGCCGAATCGCGCAACCGTGCGCTGGCGCAGGCGCAAAGCGATTATATTGTGTTGATTGACGGTGATATGGTCTTGGATCCGTCTTTTATCGCCGATCATTTGAAGATTGCCCGCAAAGGCCGTCTGATACAGGGTTCCCGCGTAATTTTGACTGAGGATAAAACGCAGGATATTTTGAACGAAGGCGATTTGCCTGCCTTGTCCATGTTCAGCTCGGGAATAGAAAAACGGCTTTCCGCCCTGCGCTGCCGTTGTTTGGCCAAACTGGCAGGCCGAAAAGGCAACCGCAAACACAAAGGCATCAAAACCTGCAATATGGGCTTTTTCCGCAGCGATGCGCTTGCCGTCAACGGGTTTGACAATAGCTTTGTCGGTTGGGGCAGGGAAGACAGCGAATTTGTCGCCCGTTGCTATCATAACGGTATGAAACGCCATAATTTGAAATTTGCCGGCATTGCGTACCACCTCTGGCACAATGAGGCAGAACGCGATTCATTGCCGCAAAACGATGCCTTGTTGGCGGCAACGTTGTCGGAACGCAAAATCCGCTGTGTTCATGGCGTATCGGATTTTATAAAAGATGAAGAAGTAGCCGGAAAATAG
- a CDS encoding tRNA dihydrouridine synthase has product MQLILAPMQGLVDDVMRDLLTRIGGFDECVSEFVRITHTVHSRATWLKYVPEIAHANRTPAGTPCTVQLLGSDAENMAVNALEAVRFGADKIDLNFGCPAPTVNKHKGGAVLLKEPDLIYHIVHTLHQRLPQHIPLTAKMRLGYEDKSLALECASAIENGGACALTVHARTKVEGYEPPAHWEWVRKIRDAVSIPVTANGDVFSLQDYLDIKTVSGCDSVMLGRGAVIRPDLARQIKQYENGETVKDTDFAEVSSWIVQFFDLCLAKEANNKYPVARLKQWLGMMKKEFEQAQILFDRIRAVKEADEVKQILLSFEQEMHS; this is encoded by the coding sequence ATGCAGCTTATTCTTGCCCCCATGCAGGGGCTGGTGGACGATGTGATGCGCGACCTGTTGACGCGCATCGGCGGATTTGACGAATGCGTCAGCGAATTTGTCCGCATTACGCACACGGTCCACTCACGCGCCACTTGGCTTAAATATGTTCCCGAAATCGCCCATGCCAACCGCACGCCGGCCGGCACGCCCTGTACTGTCCAGCTTTTGGGCAGCGATGCGGAAAACATGGCCGTCAATGCTTTGGAAGCCGTACGTTTCGGTGCGGACAAAATCGACCTCAACTTCGGCTGCCCCGCGCCGACGGTCAACAAACACAAAGGCGGCGCGGTCTTGCTCAAAGAGCCCGACTTGATTTACCACATCGTCCACACCCTGCACCAACGCCTGCCGCAACACATTCCGCTGACTGCCAAGATGCGGCTCGGTTATGAAGATAAAAGTCTGGCATTGGAATGCGCCTCCGCGATTGAAAACGGCGGAGCCTGCGCGTTAACCGTCCATGCGCGCACCAAAGTCGAAGGCTACGAACCGCCGGCACATTGGGAATGGGTGCGCAAAATCCGCGATGCTGTCAGTATTCCCGTTACCGCCAACGGCGATGTGTTCAGCCTTCAAGACTATCTAGACATTAAAACCGTCAGCGGTTGCGACAGCGTGATGCTCGGGCGCGGCGCGGTTATCCGTCCAGACTTAGCGCGGCAAATCAAGCAATATGAAAACGGCGAAACAGTGAAAGACACCGACTTTGCCGAAGTCTCCTCATGGATAGTCCAATTCTTCGACTTATGCCTTGCCAAAGAAGCCAACAACAAATATCCGGTTGCCCGTTTGAAACAATGGCTGGGCATGATGAAAAAAGAGTTTGAACAGGCGCAGATATTGTTCGACCGTATCCGTGCCGTCAAAGAAGCGGATGAAGTAAAACAGATTCTGCTGTCGTTTGAACAAGAGATGCATTCATGA
- the dnrN gene encoding iron-sulfur cluster repair protein DnrN — MTDFTLWETAPFNSTIDHILQRYHNVHRAQFEELVPLAQKVAQVHADTFPAEVADLLAYMQNELLMHMMKEERMLFPMINQGVGRGAAMPISVMMHEHEEHDQAIARLEELTNNFELPEGACGSWTRLYTLAKEMVDDLKDHIHLENEILFHRVLAS, encoded by the coding sequence ATGACCGACTTTACCCTTTGGGAAACCGCGCCTTTTAATTCTACGATTGACCATATCCTGCAACGTTATCACAACGTTCATCGCGCCCAGTTTGAAGAGTTGGTACCGCTGGCGCAAAAAGTAGCGCAGGTTCATGCCGATACTTTTCCGGCTGAAGTGGCCGATTTGTTAGCCTATATGCAAAACGAGCTGTTGATGCACATGATGAAAGAGGAGCGCATGTTGTTCCCGATGATTAATCAGGGCGTGGGTCGCGGCGCGGCAATGCCCATCAGCGTGATGATGCACGAGCATGAAGAACACGACCAAGCCATCGCGCGTCTGGAAGAATTGACCAACAATTTTGAGCTTCCCGAAGGCGCTTGCGGCAGCTGGACCCGTTTGTACACTTTGGCCAAAGAGATGGTGGATGATTTGAAAGACCATATCCATTTGGAAAATGAGATTTTGTTCCACCGCGTTTTGGCTTCTTAA
- a CDS encoding AEC family transporter — METSFLLAGKITELTLIVLMGVALVKAGLLKSENSYTLSVIALYLISPSVMIHAFQMDNTPQIIEGLKLSVMLAVFFHVVLIVLGRLFKHLFKLDALEHAATVYSNSGNLIIPLVMSVFGAEWVIYTTGFILVQTFLFWTHLRLLICGRGNVAWKTIFTNINILSMLVGLLMFTFQIKLPHIVDNTLATVGGMIGPVAMLVAGMLLASLPLRSIMWTPRLYLVAFLRLILIPILLLFAVKVCGFVHHDAHADTVVVISFLATTSPAAATVTQMAVVYGKNAQKASAIYGLTTLLCVVTMPVMIALYRWII, encoded by the coding sequence ATGGAAACCTCTTTCCTGCTTGCCGGAAAAATTACCGAGCTGACGCTGATTGTTTTGATGGGCGTGGCCTTGGTGAAGGCAGGGCTGTTGAAATCGGAAAACAGCTATACGCTCTCCGTCATTGCGCTTTACCTGATCAGCCCGTCTGTCATGATTCATGCCTTTCAGATGGACAATACGCCGCAGATTATCGAAGGGCTGAAGCTTTCCGTTATGCTGGCGGTGTTTTTCCATGTGGTGTTGATTGTTTTGGGCAGGTTGTTTAAGCACTTGTTCAAACTCGATGCGCTCGAACACGCGGCGACGGTGTACAGTAATTCGGGCAACTTGATTATCCCTTTGGTGATGTCGGTATTTGGTGCGGAATGGGTGATTTATACCACTGGTTTTATCTTGGTGCAGACGTTTTTGTTTTGGACGCATCTGCGCCTGTTGATTTGCGGCCGAGGCAATGTGGCTTGGAAAACCATTTTTACCAATATCAACATCTTATCCATGTTGGTCGGGCTGCTAATGTTTACCTTTCAAATCAAGCTGCCGCATATTGTCGATAATACTTTGGCGACGGTGGGCGGCATGATTGGCCCGGTTGCCATGTTGGTGGCGGGCATGCTTTTGGCTTCTCTGCCGTTACGCTCGATTATGTGGACGCCGAGGCTGTATCTCGTTGCTTTTTTAAGGCTGATTTTGATTCCAATATTATTGCTTTTTGCCGTCAAAGTTTGTGGTTTTGTCCATCATGATGCGCATGCGGATACGGTTGTTGTAATCAGCTTTTTGGCAACGACTTCGCCTGCCGCAGCGACGGTTACCCAAATGGCGGTTGTTTACGGCAAAAATGCCCAAAAAGCCAGCGCGATTTATGGGCTGACAACCTTGCTTTGTGTGGTAACCATGCCGGTGATGATTGCGTTATATCGTTGGATTATTTAA
- a CDS encoding YadA-like family protein, with product MKLNVSLSPLCLALAFFFGTAYADGGIVAGTMHKTGSLAVGKESVSGENAAAVGDKAKAGGYKAAALGYDSAASGLSATALGGESKAEALRSVAVGFRAHAKGTNDVAVGGAAAASGGQSVAVGLLSKASALRAVAVGNGAQASNIDAVAIGRDSEADALSATALGDRAKARGTQSLALASAAEAEGYQAVAVGTRAVSNAVNSVALGVESSATALNGLAVGTSSSVRKEGGTAVGGGASALEEKSLALGFQAKGKAEKGVALGAQSIADLAAGQAGYDFATQSASQSEETAWKSTLGAVSVGNEKDSRQITHVAAGTQDTDAVNVAQVKRLAERWQADSQQKESAVAAQINQIRAETRVEMKKLEDRADAGSAAAIAVGNLGQAYQPGQGAVSIGSGVWRGKAGFAVGVSKVSASGKWLVKGSAVGASKGGAGGGASVTYLW from the coding sequence ATGAAACTGAATGTATCGCTCAGTCCTTTGTGTTTGGCTTTGGCGTTTTTTTTCGGTACTGCGTATGCGGACGGAGGTATTGTTGCCGGAACCATGCACAAGACGGGTTCTTTGGCTGTCGGTAAAGAATCCGTATCGGGCGAAAATGCCGCTGCAGTTGGCGACAAGGCTAAAGCAGGTGGCTATAAGGCGGCTGCTTTGGGTTATGATTCTGCCGCTTCCGGTTTGAGCGCAACTGCTTTGGGTGGCGAATCCAAAGCGGAGGCATTGCGGTCGGTGGCGGTTGGCTTTCGGGCCCATGCCAAGGGAACAAATGATGTAGCAGTCGGTGGCGCAGCGGCTGCTTCTGGCGGTCAATCCGTTGCAGTTGGTCTGCTGTCCAAGGCTTCAGCTTTGCGTGCCGTTGCGGTAGGTAATGGCGCGCAGGCAAGTAATATTGATGCAGTAGCTATCGGCAGAGATAGTGAGGCGGATGCGCTCAGCGCGACGGCCTTAGGTGATCGAGCTAAAGCACGTGGGACTCAATCACTTGCTCTGGCATCGGCTGCTGAAGCAGAAGGTTATCAAGCAGTGGCGGTCGGTACGCGTGCGGTATCGAATGCCGTAAACAGTGTAGCTTTGGGTGTCGAGTCTTCCGCTACAGCCTTGAACGGTCTGGCTGTCGGCACCAGCTCCAGCGTGCGTAAAGAAGGTGGTACCGCAGTCGGCGGCGGCGCATCGGCTTTGGAAGAGAAATCTTTGGCACTCGGTTTCCAAGCCAAAGGTAAAGCCGAGAAAGGGGTCGCTCTAGGTGCGCAAAGTATTGCGGATTTGGCTGCAGGTCAGGCAGGCTATGATTTTGCGACACAGTCGGCAAGTCAATCTGAAGAAACGGCATGGAAATCGACATTGGGCGCAGTTTCGGTTGGCAATGAAAAGGACAGCCGTCAAATTACCCATGTGGCTGCCGGTACTCAGGATACGGATGCGGTAAATGTGGCTCAGGTTAAAAGGCTTGCGGAAAGATGGCAGGCCGATAGTCAGCAAAAAGAGTCGGCGGTGGCTGCTCAAATCAATCAGATACGCGCTGAAACACGCGTAGAAATGAAAAAACTGGAAGACCGTGCGGATGCCGGCTCTGCCGCTGCGATTGCGGTGGGTAATCTGGGACAAGCTTACCAGCCGGGACAGGGTGCGGTATCCATTGGCAGCGGCGTTTGGCGCGGAAAGGCCGGTTTTGCTGTCGGAGTATCGAAAGTATCCGCCAGCGGCAAATGGCTGGTGAAAGGTTCGGCTGTTGGCGCATCTAAGGGTGGTGCAGGCGGTGGAGCCAGCGTAACCTATCTGTGGTAG
- a CDS encoding GNAT family N-acetyltransferase codes for MRYNQPFSSNRKHHVPSRFNQTGPKIGLSVRLAETQAEIEAAQRLRYQVFAQELGAEIESDDGRDVDPYDKHCHHLLAFDDATGEVIGCYRLITEETAKKVGGWYSEHEFDLEPLKDILPQTVELGRACTHPDYRNGGLVMLLWTGLVKFMKDENLRFMIGCGSIEMRDGGNDAAGLYHALKDKYLAPAQWCVKPLNPLKWDSITPSENPPVPALIKGYLKAGAWFCGEPCVDEAFNCADVLIMMDINHLSDRYLQRFAPKTDS; via the coding sequence ATCCGCTATAATCAGCCATTTTCTTCAAACAGGAAACATCATGTCCCCAGCCGTTTCAATCAAACGGGCCCCAAAATCGGCCTGAGCGTACGCCTTGCAGAAACCCAAGCTGAAATCGAAGCCGCCCAAAGATTGCGCTATCAGGTTTTTGCCCAAGAACTGGGGGCGGAAATCGAAAGTGATGACGGCCGCGATGTCGATCCTTATGATAAACATTGCCACCATCTGCTCGCGTTTGACGATGCAACCGGCGAGGTAATCGGCTGCTACCGCCTGATTACTGAAGAAACCGCAAAAAAAGTCGGCGGCTGGTACAGCGAGCATGAATTCGACCTTGAGCCTTTGAAAGACATCCTGCCGCAAACCGTAGAACTTGGCCGTGCCTGCACCCACCCGGACTACCGCAACGGCGGCTTGGTCATGCTGTTGTGGACCGGTTTGGTCAAATTCATGAAAGACGAAAACCTGCGCTTTATGATTGGTTGCGGCAGTATCGAAATGCGCGACGGCGGCAACGATGCGGCGGGCCTGTATCATGCTTTGAAAGACAAATACCTCGCTCCGGCACAATGGTGTGTCAAACCGCTCAACCCGCTCAAATGGGACAGCATCACGCCGTCTGAAAATCCGCCTGTACCTGCACTGATCAAAGGCTATCTCAAAGCAGGCGCGTGGTTCTGCGGCGAGCCTTGCGTCGATGAAGCATTCAACTGCGCGGATGTACTGATCATGATGGACATCAACCATCTTTCCGACCGCTACTTACAGCGTTTTGCCCCTAAAACCGACTCATAA
- a CDS encoding lysophospholipid acyltransferase family protein has protein sequence MTAKIRFIFRLLCIAGCLLYGMAEMFFLFPFYSSKRKLRAIQLWSLRVLASCGMKLQTFGTPPQEGRGQMLISNHISWLDIMAVNGAFPGRFVAKDDVAKWPVVGYLATQAQTVYVSRNRGIKGNSAKIAGVTEALKNGDTVTIFPEGTSTEGREILPFKPSFFQTAYDAGVPIIPALCRYPNPDGSSPNPHTAYYGDISLWQSICMVISQPSSTVELHFLDPIEAGEDRYATALQVHALLSEKQKQLG, from the coding sequence ATGACCGCCAAAATCCGTTTTATCTTCCGTCTTCTCTGCATTGCCGGCTGCCTTTTGTACGGCATGGCCGAAATGTTTTTTCTGTTTCCCTTTTACAGCAGCAAACGCAAACTGCGCGCGATCCAATTATGGTCGCTGCGCGTACTCGCTTCCTGCGGCATGAAACTGCAAACTTTCGGCACACCGCCGCAAGAAGGCCGCGGCCAAATGCTTATCAGCAACCATATTTCATGGTTGGACATTATGGCGGTCAACGGCGCTTTCCCCGGCCGTTTCGTAGCTAAAGATGATGTAGCCAAATGGCCGGTGGTCGGTTATCTCGCCACGCAGGCACAAACGGTTTACGTCTCGCGCAACCGCGGCATCAAAGGCAACTCTGCCAAAATCGCCGGCGTGACCGAAGCACTGAAAAACGGCGATACCGTCACCATTTTCCCCGAAGGCACCAGTACCGAAGGCCGTGAAATCCTGCCGTTTAAACCGAGCTTTTTTCAGACGGCCTATGATGCAGGCGTACCGATTATTCCGGCACTCTGCCGCTATCCGAATCCGGACGGTAGCAGCCCCAACCCGCACACTGCCTACTACGGCGACATCAGCCTCTGGCAATCCATCTGCATGGTCATCAGCCAGCCTTCCAGTACGGTTGAGCTGCATTTCCTCGACCCGATTGAAGCGGGAGAAGACCGCTACGCTACCGCGCTTCAAGTACACGCCCTGTTGAGCGAAAAGCAAAAACAGTTGGGCTGA
- a CDS encoding replication initiation factor domain-containing protein: MPPRLIGGEQNKTHNPKGAEKSKNQDFEFEYFSHFVSDGKGKFIEIPLRRGRDDGAFIDQITFTIHEDSLPKVTGKGLVSDTEFVVKYSELLEEIFGFGITQKLPFKGKFFYKSCYQLGPDNVEYGKVHYGGQRETMLVELNGTGCQAAIPGWENRLYEFLSKCIRPKITRVDVAHDFFNGEYTPDQALLDHDNGHFDVHNMRPKSECRGTAWRNDDGSGKTFYVGKRGNSKFTRVYEKGKQFGDVNSPWVRFETEFRAGDIEIPLDVLLYPGSYLGGAYPICSAIFKTEAKRMDAKTETVNLSFDHKLFHARNQVGKMVNFLRDIGWDDTKIVDELVKGIEGYPKGLQPEQYDCRDQTQKIQYIHEEQKAIDDLNMQTLLDDLLDEKETAFPQDREKQHIKDIELEEKIISNFLNK, encoded by the coding sequence CTGCCCCCTAGGCTAATAGGGGGGGAGCAAAATAAAACCCATAATCCGAAGGGTGCGGAAAAATCGAAGAACCAAGACTTCGAATTTGAATATTTCAGTCATTTCGTATCGGATGGAAAAGGTAAATTCATTGAAATACCGTTAAGAAGAGGAAGGGATGACGGCGCATTTATTGACCAAATCACTTTCACAATTCACGAAGACAGTTTGCCGAAAGTAACAGGTAAAGGATTGGTATCCGATACGGAATTCGTTGTGAAGTATAGCGAGCTGTTAGAAGAAATTTTCGGTTTTGGCATTACCCAAAAATTACCGTTTAAAGGAAAGTTTTTCTATAAAAGCTGTTACCAACTAGGCCCGGATAACGTCGAATACGGAAAAGTTCATTACGGCGGTCAGCGTGAAACAATGTTGGTTGAATTGAATGGTACAGGTTGTCAGGCTGCTATACCCGGTTGGGAAAACCGACTGTATGAGTTTTTAAGTAAGTGCATACGTCCAAAAATTACCCGTGTTGATGTGGCCCATGATTTTTTTAACGGCGAATACACACCCGATCAGGCATTACTTGATCATGACAACGGCCATTTTGACGTTCATAACATGAGGCCAAAAAGCGAATGCCGAGGTACTGCATGGCGCAATGATGACGGTAGCGGCAAAACCTTTTATGTAGGTAAACGCGGAAATTCTAAATTTACCCGTGTTTATGAGAAAGGAAAACAATTTGGCGATGTCAACAGTCCATGGGTCAGGTTTGAAACTGAATTTCGGGCAGGCGATATAGAAATCCCCTTAGATGTTTTGCTTTATCCCGGTTCGTATCTTGGTGGTGCTTACCCGATATGTTCGGCGATATTCAAAACAGAAGCTAAGCGGATGGATGCCAAGACAGAAACAGTAAATTTATCTTTCGATCACAAACTGTTCCATGCGCGTAATCAGGTTGGAAAAATGGTTAATTTCCTTCGCGATATAGGATGGGATGATACAAAAATCGTCGATGAACTTGTAAAAGGCATTGAAGGTTATCCCAAAGGTTTACAACCTGAACAATACGATTGTAGAGATCAGACACAAAAGATTCAGTATATCCACGAAGAGCAAAAAGCAATTGATGATTTGAATATGCAAACATTACTTGATGATTTGCTTGATGAGAAAGAAACCGCATTTCCACAAGACAGGGAAAAACAACACATTAAAGACATCGAACTCGAAGAGAAAATTATTTCAAATTTTTTAAACAAGTAA
- a CDS encoding major capsid protein has protein sequence MKLMNTCRKYGAKLAVVAAAPLALATQAYAALDEGAKSALEAAKTDGLEAGWLVVGVFAALFVIAIVKRLLR, from the coding sequence ATGAAATTGATGAACACTTGCCGTAAATACGGCGCAAAACTGGCCGTTGTTGCCGCAGCTCCTCTGGCTTTGGCTACACAAGCCTATGCCGCTCTTGATGAAGGTGCAAAATCAGCCCTTGAAGCCGCAAAAACTGACGGCCTTGAAGCAGGATGGTTGGTAGTCGGCGTATTTGCCGCTTTGTTCGTTATTGCCATTGTTAAACGCTTATTGCGCTAA